A region from the Paludicola sp. MB14-C6 genome encodes:
- a CDS encoding phosphotransferase — MENETIKEFMAQKAGQIFGNAFILNRMKRVLGGAQKHTYLAETENNFKFIIYIWDKSTSYFSYDCKKDVFSSSSAQLFEENNKFMMQHNVNVPKLYYMDRSKENQEYEYAFVEYIDGIDMDEIISKYPERLHFVLPSLKNSIDNLHNIKSAVVGQLNNFQTSEFNIIDFSFNSAQKDIDYLIQVDDKNKELYSELSDILCQSTQSMTTRDEYTFIHGELGPNHVIVDESNNAFLIDIEGAKYCDLEEETSFLKIRFGNNYKNLINKQLDQKRMEFYHLCHCLGNLSGAIKLKIDNYYDIDDVKGMINYFISLLRKVVDENSKNEYYVHSL; from the coding sequence TTGGAAAATGAAACTATAAAAGAATTTATGGCACAAAAAGCAGGACAAATTTTTGGAAATGCATTTATTTTAAATCGAATGAAACGAGTTTTAGGCGGTGCACAGAAGCATACTTATCTGGCTGAAACTGAAAACAATTTTAAGTTTATAATTTATATATGGGATAAAAGTACATCGTATTTTTCCTATGACTGCAAAAAAGATGTTTTTTCTTCGAGCAGCGCACAACTGTTTGAAGAAAACAATAAGTTTATGATGCAACACAATGTAAATGTTCCAAAACTATATTATATGGATAGAAGTAAAGAGAATCAAGAATATGAATATGCCTTTGTCGAATATATAGATGGTATTGATATGGATGAAATAATTTCAAAGTATCCTGAACGCTTGCATTTTGTTTTGCCTTCTCTAAAAAACAGCATTGACAATTTACACAATATAAAAAGTGCGGTTGTTGGACAACTTAATAATTTTCAAACATCGGAATTTAATATAATAGATTTTTCATTTAACAGTGCACAGAAGGATATTGATTATCTTATTCAAGTTGACGATAAGAATAAAGAGTTATATTCAGAATTATCTGATATTCTGTGTCAATCAACTCAAAGTATGACTACAAGAGATGAGTATACATTTATACACGGAGAGTTAGGACCCAATCATGTCATTGTAGATGAAAGTAATAATGCTTTTCTCATAGATATTGAAGGTGCTAAATATTGTGATTTAGAAGAAGAAACAAGTTTTTTGAAAATTCGATTTGGGAATAATTATAAGAATTTAATAAATAAACAACTTGATCAGAAAAGGATGGAATTCTATCATTTATGTCATTGTTTAGGCAATCTGTCGGGAGCCATCAAATTAAAGATTGATAATTATTATGATATAGATGATGTAAAAGGGATGATTAACTATTTTATTTCCCTTTTGAGAAAAGTGGTAGATGAAAACAGTAAAAATGAATATTATGTACATAGCTTATGA
- a CDS encoding IS3 family transposase yields MGVRWLLRRLSFNTNSYYFYINNKQNKAKKFLKKKVILDKISSIYHSNNGTPGYRQMTDELHKENVFLSPNTVYFYMKELNLKSITRRKYHYERGEAHKVFANLLGQNFTASKPNEKWCTDFTYLHLENGEKHYNCSILDLYDRSIVVSICSDKIDAKLAILTLKKALSQENYPKGVIFHSDQGSQYTSKAFTEFCANNSIVQSMSKAGYPYDNAPMERFYNTLKVEFYYLYKFRTSKILYLCIDDFIYTRYNHSRPHSFNNGLSPKQKRFNFIKSA; encoded by the coding sequence ATGGGCGTGAGATGGCTGTTAAGACGGCTTAGTTTCAATACAAATTCATATTATTTTTACATTAATAACAAACAAAATAAGGCTAAAAAGTTTCTTAAAAAGAAGGTAATATTAGATAAAATTTCTTCAATATACCATAGTAACAACGGTACTCCTGGGTACCGCCAGATGACTGATGAGCTGCATAAAGAGAATGTATTTTTAAGTCCTAATACAGTTTATTTTTATATGAAAGAACTAAACTTAAAGTCCATTACAAGGCGGAAGTATCACTATGAACGCGGTGAAGCACACAAAGTTTTTGCTAATCTTTTAGGACAGAATTTTACTGCATCTAAGCCTAACGAAAAATGGTGTACTGATTTTACATACCTCCATCTTGAGAACGGAGAGAAACATTATAATTGCAGTATTTTAGACCTGTATGATAGAAGTATTGTGGTATCAATTTGCTCTGACAAAATTGATGCTAAGCTTGCTATACTCACTTTGAAGAAAGCCCTGTCACAAGAAAATTATCCTAAAGGTGTAATTTTCCATTCTGACCAAGGTAGCCAGTATACTTCAAAAGCTTTTACTGAATTTTGTGCTAATAATAGCATCGTTCAGAGCATGAGCAAAGCTGGTTATCCTTATGATAACGCACCTATGGAGCGTTTTTACAACACTCTTAAAGTTGAGTTCTATTATCTGTATAAATTTAGAACAAGTAAAATTTTATATTTGTGTATTGATGACTTTATTTATACTAGATATAACCATTCAAGACCTCATTCATTTAACAATGGATTGTCTCCTAAACAAAAGCGTTTTAACTTTATTAAATCTGCATGA